Part of the Fundidesulfovibrio terrae genome is shown below.
GGCACAGCGCAGGAGCGGAGCGCCCTGAGGGTTCCGCTGGCGCTCCTTCTGGCTGGAGCACTGCGTGTTCACTTTGGGGCCATCTGGCCATGGACCTGCGGGGAACACGGCCATTTCCGTTGGCGTCACATTGGCTCCGCCGTCGCACGGAACAGGGTCATCCAGAAATGGATGACCCATTTTCGTTTGGGCATTTACTTCGATCGGTTGTGCGAGAGGGCCCTACGCCTTGACATCGGGGTCCTCTCGCACAACGTCAACCTTCCCTTCCTGTGTCCGCCCCGGCCGTCCCGTCCCCATTTTCTCCGCAGAAGAGACTCCCCTGGAGCTTCCCCTTTATTTTCCCCAGTTAATGTTGGTTGATATTCCTGCATTCCTTGCTGTCAGGGCTGCAAAAGGTGGAGGAATTGAGCCGGAACTCATGCCACATAGCCTAGGTTCAGGCTGCCGAGAAATGCAATGGTGTTATGTTTTGAATGGTTATTGTAGGTTGGCATGGAAATGGCAAAATATGAGGTGTTTAGTAGTCTTGGTAGGTCGGCGAGTGCATGAAATACAATTATGTCACGGTTGGAATAATATGCTAATTGGCGAAGTTTTCGTAGAAATACTGGAGATAATATAGGCTGACTAGAAAGTGACTAGCAGTATAAGTGTAAATATTTTTATTATGCAGTTTATTAAGTCTAGCTTGCGGGGTGACGTAAGCTGATTTTGAGACTACTTAGAGAAAGAGACACTCGATGTGTGATCAGGTTGAATGGCGGTGATGATCGTGAGCGAATCCAAGTTGCCCTTTATTGGACCCTGCGCCGGGTTCACCATGCTGGAAGTCATCATGGCTCTGGTGCTCATTGCCGTGGCGGCTGCGCTCTTCGTTCCGCGCCATTCCAAGAATACCATCAGTCTCCAGGCCGAACGGGACACCCTGGAAAAACACCTCCGGGACGCCCAGATGAAGGCCATGCAGGGCGGTGGCATCCAGATCACCCAGCTAGGCGCGATAGGCCAAGTCTACGGCATCAAGTGCGACGGCACGAACTACTGGATGTTTGCCGGGACCAACCCCGATGCTGCCGGGGCAGTAGCCGGGCTTGTGGACGACCCTTCGGTGACCTTGGATTCCGGCAAGCTGTCCCTAGCTGCAAAAAATGTTGGGCTGGGGGCGTTCACGGTCTATTTCAACGGCTACGGTGTGCCCTGTTCGTCCTACACAAGCGAAACCGCCTACACGCCCCTGGCCCAGCCTCTGGTCGCCACCATGACCGGAGGCGGTGTGAACATGACTGTGACCGTCACACCGTACACGGGGTTCATCCAATGAACGCGAACGCGCGCCAGGCCGGGTTCACCTTGCTTGAAACCCTTCTCGTCTTCGTGATCGGGGCCATGCTGGCGGCCATGGTCGTCGCGACCATGGGCACATCCCTCACGCGCAGTTCCACCGCCATCAACGTCCAACGAGGCGACTTCCTGGTCGAGCAGGCCTTGGCCCAAGTCACCAGGGACTATGTCTCCCTGACCAATAATGAAGCTTCCAGAGCCACCGCCCTGGCCTCCCTCAAGGCCGATATCGACGCGGGCAACTACAACCAGGCGGGTGTCCTTACGGTCACGTCCTCCTATGTGGTGTACAGCTCCTCCGGGGTGGAAAGCGCGGATGCATCCGGGACCAACGCCACCCTGAAGGTGACAGCCACCCGGACAGGCGGGCGAACCATGTCGGCGTTGTTCAGCGAAACCAGACCTGACCCCACAACGCAATTGGTATGGTATTGATCATGAATACCACAAATCGCCAGTCAGGCTTCAGCCTCCTTGAGACCATCGTCAGTTTCCTGATCCTCGGGTTCGTCTCCGTGACCCTGATGTCGTTAATTCTCTACGCCAGCAAGGGATACATCATGGTGCGCAGCAATATCGACACCGCCGGCAAGGTGCAGGTGGCCATGGACCGTATCCGCCTGGAACTGGAGAACATGCAGTCCCTGACTTCCCTCGCCACGGGTGTGGGCGCGAACAGTCTTACCTTCGTCGATCACAACGGCGTGAGCCGGACCCTGGATCTGGATCCGGGCGCGGCCACCAACCTCAGGCTCGGCGGCAACCTGCTCCTGGACGGGGTCACCTCCCTGGTCCTGGCGCGGTCCTGCGGCAATCAGGACGGTTATTCGGGGGGAGCCAACGACCTGGCCTCGGTCACCGTTGCCATCACGGTCACGGGCGGCATCCCCACCTATACCTTGAGCGCCTACCCGAGAAGCATCATGAATTGCCCGTAAGGGAGTAAAGACATGTACTGCCAATCACCTCACAAAAAACAATCGGGAGCCGTGGCCCTGATCGTCGTTCTGGCCATATTGGCCGTCGCAGCATTGGGTGCGGCCATGACCGCCATGTTCGGCGAGACCACCGTGCGCCAAGCCGCCTCCGGCTATGGCCCCCAGGCGCAGTACCTGGCCGAGTCCGGCATTCGCTACGCTCAGGGCCAGATCGCGTTGGATTCGATCAATCGCGATGCGCTCAATGGGAAAACATTCTCCTTGGCGGGGGGCAACCGGTCTTTCGCTTTGACGAGCCAGCCACTGGACTTGCGGGTGAGCGGCGCTTACGCGGCGGGGGCCACCACCATAACCTTGCGGCCACAGTCGGGCGCCATGCCCGGAAGCCTGGCGCTGGCCAACACCGGCATCCTCTTCTACGACTCTTCCGGCCACAACCTCCTGACCCAGGGCCGGGTTACCTCCACTTCGTCCAGGGGGACCGTCGTCACGCTGGAATCCCCGGGGCTCACGGCGGCCGTGCCGGACGGGAGCAAAGTGATCAGCAAGGTGGTCCCTTACGCAGTCTGGTCCGTGGGTACCTCCGGGAGCGGGGGGGAGTCCGCCAGTCGGGTGATCGGCGTGGCCATGAACACCCAGACCGAGGACTGGCCGCCCTACATCATCATCCAGGGTCCGGGGGGGACTCTGCCGGACGAGACCTTGAATATCTTCGGCGTCGGCAACCCCGACTATGGCGGGATTGTCTACAAGGGAGTCAAGCTCGACTCCACGAACGAGGTGCTCGACCCGCGCAACAACGACGGGCAGGTCCGCCTGAACATCGTCGCCCGCCATGGCGGCGACGGCTGGAAGGCAGCCATTCAGATCGAGGGCGGCACGTCCAACATGACCTCGGACAACGTGACCGGCCAGACCTGGTACCAGAATGATCCCAACTATTGGGTCCCCTTCGTGTTCACCTACAATACCACTGACGGGAACACCGCGGACGGCTCTTACCGGGTCCGTTGGCAGCTGTTTCCGTCCTACAACCAGCTCAACAGCCAGCCGGACTATTCGAATCCGGTGGTCGACATGTCCCACACGATCGGTCCTCCTTCCACAGGAATGGACCGGGTCCTGGGAAACTGGTACATCGCGGCCCAGGCTCCGGTAAACCCGAATCAACAATTTACAGGCATGTGTACAGTTCGGAATATCAAAAAGGACAACTTTCTGTTGCCGACGAGCTACATCCAGATCAGCAGCAATTCCGACCAGTACACATCTCTGGTGTCGCAAGACCGCGTTGCCGAGACGTTTATAAAGATCACTGGTGAGATCAACCTCAACTGGGTAGGCACTCCTGCTCAACAATACGGTGTGAATCTCTTCTTCTACATCCACGATGTGGCGCACTGAAGAGAGCGGATTCTGCGGCCCACTGCCGGGTTGGCGTGCTGGGGTGAGTGGGAATCATGCGGGATATAAGCCCACCGTATCCAGGCTGGATGGGGGGCGGCCGGCAGCGTAAGAGAGCGGCGCGCAAACGCCTGCGGAAGCCGCGTCCCGACGCTAGGGCCGTGCCCTGCTGAAGAAGGCCCGGTCCTCCGTCGCTATGTGGGCCACCAGCCAGGTGAGCAGGTATTCGAGCAGTTCGCGCGAGGCCTGGGCGTAGTCATCCTTGAGCTGGGCCTCAAGGTCGCCTGCCTTCCACAGGAATTCGGCGTGAAGCCCCTCGTGCCTGTCCAGGCCTTCCCATTCGGCCTCCTCCATCATCTCTTCTTCATCCTCGAAGTGCGTGGCGGCGTAGGCCAGCAGGCCCTGCAAGGCGTCCAGGACTCCTTGGCGGTGCTCCCCGGCGTCCATCCGCGCGCTGAGTTCGCGGATCATGTGGATGAGCATCCGATGCTGTTCGTCGATCTCAGGGTGGCCCATGGCCAGATTGGGAGACCAGCCGGGAGTGTCTGTGTTCATATGTCTTTTCCAGCGTCCTTTGGTGGGTTCGTGCGCCATGGCTATGCGTGGTTTCCCAGGCGGAGGACCACAATATTCCATTGCGAGGGGCAGGCCATGCGATCATGTCCGCGATGAATTTGTCCCGAAGGAGGGTAATCTGATCGGAGGGGGCCAGCAAGAGTTGCTGGCGTAGGGGAGGCTTGGGCTTGCGTGGGTCTGGTCAGGATGCAATGGCTACTTGTTTTTCTTGATATTCTTTTCAAGAACTTCTGCCAGGGCATGCAGGTCGAGCGGCTTGGCAATATAATCGTTCATGCCGTCAGCGAGGAATCGTTCTCTGTCTCCGGCCATGGCAAATGCTGTTTGTGCGATAATGACGATGCTCTTGTCAGCGATCCCGCCATGGCGGATCAGGCGGGTTAATTCTTGCCCGGAAATGTCCGGCAACTTGACGTCCATCAAGATTGCGTCAAACGATGCAAGTTTAAGTGCTTCACATGCCTCGCTGCCGTTGTTTGCAATGAATGAAGAGTAGCCGAGCATGTTCAACATGCCGGTGATCACAACCTGACTGGTTGTATTGTCTTCGACGACGAGAATCCGTGGGGGGAGTGAGTTTGAATCCTGGTCGAGAGTGGTGCTTGGCATTGCTTCGCCCTCAGTCTCTAGGGTAAGATGCTATCGAAATATACAATTGAGAACCGCATTGATTTTGTTGAATGATGCTGGCTTGGGGATTTTTGGAAAAAATACCATATTTGTAAGGCGTGTCAATTGTTATATTGAAAATGTGAAGCACAAGAGGGTGTGGATTATTTTTATGGTGGTTTGTTGCGTGATAAATCGTAATGCTAATTGGGTGTTGCGTGTGTTCTGTTGGAGAGTTCGACATTTTTTGTAGTTAAAAATAATCACGCAAGTGCAAGCAACATATTTTGTTGCTTGACTGGAGAGGGCGAGGTGGCTTTCATTAAGGGGACCGTTTGGCGGCAGGGTGAAGCGACGCGTCGGGTAGAGGACTTTCGGAAGGAGCAGGCGGTCATGGCCTGGCCTCCCTGTATTCTTACCCGTGGAGGGCAGGCGGGAAACAGCCGGACCGGGTGCCGAGGCGAATGGAGCCAGATTCGCAGCACCCTGCGCGCCGGGAAAACCTATTTGCAGGCATGAGGCCGATAGCTCGCAGACGTTAGCAGGAGTGGCGAGGCGTCTGGCTCGCAGCCCGACGCCTCGCCCGGCGTCGAATCTACAGCGTGACCTTGACCAGCGAAGCCGTGCGGATGGCCTTGCTCTTGGCGTCATCAACGTCTTTGCCCAGGGCCAGGGCCACGCCCATGCGCCGCAGGCCGCGCACCTCCGGCTTGCCGAAGAGGCGGACAGCCGTGTCCGGCTCGGCCAGGGCCTCCGGGGTGATCTCGAAACTCGGGGCAGCCGAGTCGCCTTCGGCCAGGATGACCCGAGAGGCGGCTGGACCGTACTGGCGGATGTCCGGGACGGGCAGGCCGAGAATGGCCCGGACATGCAGGGCGAATTCGGACAGATCCTGGGAAATGAGGGTGACCATGCCGGTGTCGTGGGGCCGGGGCGACACCTCGGAGAACAGCACCTGGTCGCCGGCGACGAACAGCTCCACGCCGAAGATGCCCCGCCCGCCCAGGGCGGCGGTGACGGCTTCCGCCATGCGCTGGGCCTCGGCCAGGGCCTTGTCGCTCATGGGGTGGGGCTGCCAGGATTCGCGGTAGTCCCCTTTCTCCTGCCGATGGCCGATGGGCTGGCAGAAGCTCGTGCCCCCGGCGTGCCGGACGGTCAGGAGGGTGATCTCGTAGTCGAACTCCACGAACCCCTCCACGATGACCCGTCCGGCCCCGGCCCGCCCTGCGGTCTGGGCGTAGTCCCAGGATGCTTCCGCCTCGGAAGCGTTACGGGCCACGCTTTGCCCCTTGCCCGAAGAGGACATGACCGGCTTGACCACGCAGGGGAAGCCCACGGCCTGGCAGGCGGCCAAAAATTCATCCTTCGTGTCGGCGAAACGGTAGGGCGAGGTCTTAAGGCCCAGTTCTTCGGCGGCCAGGCGGCGGATGCCCTCGCGGTCCATGGTCAGCCGGGCGGCCCTGGCCGTGGGGACGACCGTGACTCCCTCGGCCTCGAGGGCCATCAGTTCCTCGGTGGCGATGGCTTCGATCTCCGGCACGACGAAGTCGGGCTTTTCCGTTTCGATGATGCGGCGCAGGGCGGCGGCGTCGAGCATGCTCACCACATGCGAGCGATGGGCGACTTGCATGGCCGGCGCGTTGGGGTAACGGTCAACGGCGATGACCTCGACGCCCAGGCGCTGGGCCTCGATGGCCACCTCCTTGCCGAGTTCGCCCGAGCCGAGCAACAGGAGCTTGGTGGCCGACGAAGTGAGGGGCGTGCCGATGATCGCCATGAAGACCTCCTTGGCGGGTGAATAAAGGGAATTCGGGTGACTACCGGGAAGTGGCTGCAAGGACAAGCCTGAGAAGGGGGGTGCGTGCCGGATTCGTCCTTCAAGGTGCCGTCGGATCAGGGCCCGGTCCCGGCCGGGCTTACGGATGCGGGGGCGCCAAGGCCCCCTCAGTGTGCGGGAGTTTCGACCTTGAGCGTCGCCACGGCGCTCTCCCACTCTTCGGGGGGGCACTTGGTCTGCTCGATGATTTCGAAGAATTCTCCGGGACGAAGCCGCAAGAGCTCGCTTTCAGGGTGGTGCCGCCGGAGCCAGGTCGGCGCTTCCCGGGCTTCTTCCTCGGAGTCGGCGGTAAAAAACATCACTGGGATTCTGATGCCTTCATTGCCGCAGCGATAAAGGAGGTAGGACTTGGCCATAATGAACTCCCTCGAGGAATTGAGAACGGCATGCGTCCAAGGCGCGTTGGGACGAAATAAGGAACGCCCTTCCATTCCTACCCGTAAGCGGGCTGTCCAAGAAGGGCGGCAAGGCGAAAAAACGTCGCAGCTTCTCCGGGGTCACTGCTTCGGGGGCTGGGGCTGTTCCTGGTCGTCTTCGGGAGCGGCGGCCTTCTTGTCCAGCTTGCGCTGTTTCTTTTCTTCTTTTTTCTTGTTCTTGGCAGCCTCTTTGGCCCGTTTTTCAAATGAATAGTTCGGTTTTTTAGC
Proteins encoded:
- a CDS encoding prepilin-type N-terminal cleavage/methylation domain-containing protein, whose amino-acid sequence is MSESKLPFIGPCAGFTMLEVIMALVLIAVAAALFVPRHSKNTISLQAERDTLEKHLRDAQMKAMQGGGIQITQLGAIGQVYGIKCDGTNYWMFAGTNPDAAGAVAGLVDDPSVTLDSGKLSLAAKNVGLGAFTVYFNGYGVPCSSYTSETAYTPLAQPLVATMTGGGVNMTVTVTPYTGFIQ
- a CDS encoding PulJ/GspJ family protein, with translation MNANARQAGFTLLETLLVFVIGAMLAAMVVATMGTSLTRSSTAINVQRGDFLVEQALAQVTRDYVSLTNNEASRATALASLKADIDAGNYNQAGVLTVTSSYVVYSSSGVESADASGTNATLKVTATRTGGRTMSALFSETRPDPTTQLVWY
- a CDS encoding type II secretion system protein produces the protein MNTTNRQSGFSLLETIVSFLILGFVSVTLMSLILYASKGYIMVRSNIDTAGKVQVAMDRIRLELENMQSLTSLATGVGANSLTFVDHNGVSRTLDLDPGAATNLRLGGNLLLDGVTSLVLARSCGNQDGYSGGANDLASVTVAITVTGGIPTYTLSAYPRSIMNCP
- a CDS encoding bacteriohemerythrin, producing the protein MNTDTPGWSPNLAMGHPEIDEQHRMLIHMIRELSARMDAGEHRQGVLDALQGLLAYAATHFEDEEEMMEEAEWEGLDRHEGLHAEFLWKAGDLEAQLKDDYAQASRELLEYLLTWLVAHIATEDRAFFSRARP
- a CDS encoding response regulator: MPSTTLDQDSNSLPPRILVVEDNTTSQVVITGMLNMLGYSSFIANNGSEACEALKLASFDAILMDVKLPDISGQELTRLIRHGGIADKSIVIIAQTAFAMAGDRERFLADGMNDYIAKPLDLHALAEVLEKNIKKNK
- the purT gene encoding formate-dependent phosphoribosylglycinamide formyltransferase — its product is MAIIGTPLTSSATKLLLLGSGELGKEVAIEAQRLGVEVIAVDRYPNAPAMQVAHRSHVVSMLDAAALRRIIETEKPDFVVPEIEAIATEELMALEAEGVTVVPTARAARLTMDREGIRRLAAEELGLKTSPYRFADTKDEFLAACQAVGFPCVVKPVMSSSGKGQSVARNASEAEASWDYAQTAGRAGAGRVIVEGFVEFDYEITLLTVRHAGGTSFCQPIGHRQEKGDYRESWQPHPMSDKALAEAQRMAEAVTAALGGRGIFGVELFVAGDQVLFSEVSPRPHDTGMVTLISQDLSEFALHVRAILGLPVPDIRQYGPAASRVILAEGDSAAPSFEITPEALAEPDTAVRLFGKPEVRGLRRMGVALALGKDVDDAKSKAIRTASLVKVTL